One stretch of Actinacidiphila sp. DG2A-62 DNA includes these proteins:
- a CDS encoding DUF6112 family protein: MFLADKVTPLAYDPGIKPNEGGLPGLSVLKQVMGSINLFGIIAVVGAMAVSAGVWAWGHHSGGHQAEANGKKGVLVSAGAALLLGAANGIVAFFSNLGSQVH, translated from the coding sequence ATGTTTCTCGCCGACAAGGTGACACCGCTCGCCTACGACCCCGGGATCAAGCCGAACGAGGGCGGGCTGCCGGGCCTGTCCGTGCTCAAGCAGGTGATGGGTTCGATCAACCTGTTCGGGATCATCGCGGTGGTCGGGGCGATGGCGGTCAGCGCCGGGGTGTGGGCCTGGGGCCACCACTCCGGCGGCCACCAGGCCGAGGCCAACGGCAAGAAGGGCGTCCTGGTCTCCGCGGGCGCGGCCCTCCTGCTCGGCGCCGCCAACGGCATCGTGGCGTTCTTCAGCAACCTCGGATCGCAGGTCCACTGA
- a CDS encoding C40 family peptidase → MKKTAGVVVGLAAAGPLLLAVPLLGITAGSAAASCSTGGAQAVDTAAVAAQVRAILDGSSAGTVRVAGLDDPAEQVPNAKTIAATGLAMGIPARGQVVALATALQESGLRNLAYGDRDSLGLFQQRPSEGWGTASEILDPVHASTMFYQVLEQVPGWQSLSVAQAAQAVQKSGFPDAYATWEPLATALHKALEPLLAPTGSATPTPVSSDTTTSPVHAGIGGGCGPGGDGTGFGVMPPGSVPAGYTIPASAPVKVQTAIRWALGQLGTPYQWGGSCTDAHGPDPMQRCDCSSLMQQSYKAAGIALSRTTYTQVHEGRPVSANALQPGDLVFTEGTAAAPEHVGMYIGSGLIINAPHTGAVVDINTLAEWKPQILAARRVV, encoded by the coding sequence GTGAAGAAGACCGCCGGAGTCGTCGTCGGTCTGGCCGCCGCCGGTCCGCTGCTGCTGGCCGTTCCGTTGCTGGGCATCACGGCCGGCAGCGCGGCGGCCTCGTGTTCCACCGGGGGCGCGCAGGCTGTGGATACGGCGGCGGTTGCCGCTCAGGTCCGGGCGATTCTGGACGGCAGCAGTGCCGGCACCGTCAGGGTTGCGGGGCTGGACGATCCGGCCGAGCAGGTGCCCAACGCCAAGACCATCGCCGCTACGGGCCTGGCCATGGGCATTCCGGCCCGCGGGCAGGTCGTGGCGCTGGCGACGGCGCTGCAGGAGAGCGGTCTGCGCAACCTCGCCTACGGCGACCGCGACAGCCTGGGCTTGTTCCAGCAGCGGCCCTCCGAGGGCTGGGGTACTGCGAGCGAGATCCTCGACCCGGTCCACGCCTCGACCATGTTCTACCAGGTGCTGGAGCAGGTGCCGGGCTGGCAGTCGCTGTCGGTCGCACAGGCTGCCCAGGCGGTGCAGAAGTCGGGCTTCCCCGATGCGTACGCGACGTGGGAGCCGTTGGCCACCGCGCTGCACAAGGCGCTCGAACCGCTGCTGGCACCAACCGGCTCCGCAACGCCAACTCCCGTCTCCTCGGACACCACGACCAGCCCGGTGCACGCGGGTATTGGCGGGGGCTGCGGGCCGGGCGGGGACGGTACGGGCTTCGGGGTCATGCCGCCGGGCTCGGTGCCGGCCGGATACACGATCCCCGCGAGCGCTCCGGTGAAGGTGCAGACCGCGATCCGCTGGGCGCTCGGCCAGCTCGGCACGCCGTACCAGTGGGGCGGGTCGTGCACCGATGCGCACGGCCCGGACCCGATGCAGCGCTGCGACTGCTCGTCGCTGATGCAGCAGTCGTACAAGGCCGCCGGGATCGCCCTCTCGCGGACGACGTACACCCAGGTCCACGAGGGCAGGCCGGTGTCGGCGAACGCTCTTCAGCCCGGTGATCTCGTCTTCACCGAGGGCACCGCTGCCGCCCCCGAGCACGTCGGGATGTACATCGGCTCCGGGCTGATCATCAACGCCCCGCACACGGGCGCCGTCGTCGACATCAACACCCTCGCCGAGTGGAAGCCGCAGATCCTCGCTGCCCGCCGCGTCGTCTGA